Within the Thalassophryne amazonica chromosome 19, fThaAma1.1, whole genome shotgun sequence genome, the region caaaggaactgtctgtagacctctgagacaggattgtctcgaggcacaaatctagggaagggtacagaagcatttctgctgttttgaaggtcccaatgagcacagtggcctccatcatctgtaaatggaagaagtttagatccaccaggactcttcctagagctggacacccatctaaactgaggaaTTGGgagaggccttagtcagggaggtgacccagAACCCGGTGGTCAATGTCagcactccagcattcctctgtggagagaggagaaccttcagaaggacaacaatcttcATAACAATTGACCaaacaggcctgtatggtagagtggccagatgagatgagatgagatttattgtcattgtcattacatgagtgcaacaatGATGAAATTACGTTCACACTCCAGTTGCCTCAGACAAGatgcagcaattaatccacagttatcactagtttaccataataatggcacacatcagaattaaagacaacacatatacatttgacattgtttatgtgcactaaacttgaagcagtccgtcatccgaattgaggcaaagtgattgagggctgcagcaggaggggcctgcgcctcccagcttggggagttgaaggttgcagcagtaaaaaccgcgctgccttcgaggtggcagggaggaagccagggtgaggggagtggagagacggggggggggtgtcagatgAAAGCTACTCTttagttaaaggcacatggcagcccgcctagagtttgccaaaaggcacctgaaggatcctcagaccatgagaaacaaaattctctggtctgatgagacaaagattgaactctttgttgtgaatgccagatgtcatgtttagagaaaaccaggcaccatccctacattgaagcatggtggtgggagcatcatgctgtggggatgtttttcagcggcaggaactgggagactagtcaggattgagggaaaggtgaatgcagcaaagtataagacatcctggatgaaaacctgctccagagtgtttTTGACCTTAGACTGATATGACGGTttacctttcagcaggacaatgaccctaagcatacagccaagatatcaaaggagtggcttcaggacaactctgtgaatgtccctgagcgGCCCTGcctgagcccagacctgaatccagttaagcatctctggagagatctgaaaatggctgtgcacaaatgctccccatccaacctgatggactttgagaggtgctgcaaagaggaatgggcaaaattgcccaaagataggtgcgccaagcttgtagcatcatattcaagaagacttgaggctgtaattgatgccaaaggtccatcaacaaagtatggagcaaagggcgtgaatacttatgtacatctgatttcttaatttttttcatttttaatgaatttacaaacatttcatgtttaataatgtggtgttgtgagtagaagtttgaggggaaaaatacatttattccgtttttggaataaggctgtaacataaaatgtggaaaaagtaaagcaccatgaatactttctggatgtacggtAACACAAAAATATAGTTTTTCTGTGATCTACACCTTTACCATCTGTGTTTTTAATACTGGTCCTATTTAATCAGTTACAGCACCACCATGGGAAAGTCCAGACAAACAGGGAACCATAAGAGCGATAAGAAGAAGAACATCGCAAAAACATGGAAGACAAAGCGCCGGACTAAGGATTTGGACCAGATCCACTCAGACATGAAACCTGAGACAGCAGCCAAGTTGTTGAACCAGGAGGTGGATAATGATGTGACTGGCTGTGCCCAACACTACTGCTTACACTGCGCGTAAGTGTTTGCATACTGGATAGGATGGGTCCTCAAAGAAATCCCAGTGGGCTCCTTTACGACCCCAGTATGCTATTAATCTGCCACTCTGTGATGATCCCGATCGTAATTTTAGTAAGTGGTTTCTAATTGAAACCACAGCACTGTCAAACACTTGCTCTACCTGCACAAAAATATGATGCAGATCATTGAACACATTTACACTTAATGTCTTCCAGGAGATATTTTGTGGATATGAGGTCGTTGAAGGAACACTTCAAAAGTAAAGTGCACAAAAAACGGTAAGGCACCATATCTCAGTTgagttattacctctgccaaagaTAGAATGTTATCTTTCCTGTGACCAGGTTAGGTTTTATATGGCCCCCCCATTACCCCATTACTTCAAGGATTCAGTAGATTATTACTCCTTTATTTTTGTCTGTTCTCACGAATGACATAATTGTTTTTTTCCGTTAGACTCAAATGACATTCTGCCTAACTTTGTCATTATTGGTTCTCCTTCCAGGATAAAACTCCTCAGAGAAGAACCTTACACTCAGGCAGAGGCAGAGAGGGCAGCGGGTATGGGCTCGTATGTTCCCCCCAAACTGGTGGAGGTGAAGACGCAGCCTGTGGAAGAGGACATGGACTGAAGATCTTCCTCTTTATCCTCCTGAGACCTTGCAGCCACATACAGGGGcataatcgaaaaaaaaaaatcctgttcaGGTCTTAGGAAGTTAAATCCATGAACTGATCAACTCAATAAAGCAAGCAGCAACACAATGCTGCAGTTTTCTTGATGTCACAGGTGCATCATGAAATGCTTTTAGGTAGCTGACTTCAGGCTAACAACAGATTCATTAAATCCTCACCTTATAATATAGAATATAATGTGGTTAATGTACATACTGTGTATGTTTACAGCTTATGGAAGGCCAATAAATTACATGTTTTGCTCAGTTCTGATGAAAATGTACTAATTTGACAGCTGTTGGGTAACTTGTGGCTGCATTGCAATTTCAATGGTTTATTACAATCATCAACTGCAATAAAAACTAAATGTAAGAACCACCCCCGCTATTTCATAAACAAAACCACAAGAATTTGGTGcacaagttttaatttattttgtttttatttcaataCTTTGTGGGAGTTCAGGGATGCTTCTTGATTTTCATCAGCAACTGCTCATGTGATTTGAAGCTGACTGTGACTGAGAAGGCAAGTGGAGCTCTGTGGAGAAGGTGGCTTAGTTGCACTCCATCCTGATGTCCTGGAGCTCTGCAGCCACCTCACCTGTCACCTGGGACAACAACTCACTTGTCAGACTGTCTGCAATGACCCAGGGGTCACAGATGATGGAGTACTCCACACCTTGCAGGTTGGCTTTGTAGCCTTCCTTGTATTGCCAGGTGTTTCTGACCACTTTTCCTGACACTGACAGGAGTCCCTGTGATTTTTGGGATCATGAAGTGGTTACTCAGAAGCTGTTCATCTCAGGACATCTCCTCCGTCAGGATTTCCTTAGACAGAAAAACATAGTCTACAGGTTTTTCCATGATAACGTACATCAGAGACCTGAT harbors:
- the znf593 gene encoding zinc finger protein 593, with translation MGKSRQTGNHKSDKKKNIAKTWKTKRRTKDLDQIHSDMKPETAAKLLNQEVDNDVTGCAQHYCLHCARYFVDMRSLKEHFKSKVHKKRIKLLREEPYTQAEAERAAGMGSYVPPKLVEVKTQPVEEDMD